The genomic region TGCGCAGGACGAAGATGTGCCCGCCGAGCTTAAGGAAGCCTATGACGGTTCCGACTATGACGAGCCTTTAGCCAAAAATGTCGAACTTCCCGTTGAAGACGAAGAAGTTCTTGGCGACGAGGATGCCGAAACCCTGTCCGAAGATGAGTCTGCCGTGTTTGACGAAGATTTTGACATCGAAAATGCAGAAACATTAGCCGACGACGATGAAGTTTTGTCCGATGAAAAAGATATTGGCGCGGATGACACGGAGATTGCGGACGAAACGACAGATGAAGACATGGAATTCATTCCGCCTGAAGACTTGATTGCTGACGATGAAGAGCCGTCCGATGCGGGTATTATTTACGACGAAACGGAAAAGGCCGTCGGCGGTTATGACGAAGAACATGAAGAAGGCGATGATGTCTTATCTGCTGACGAACCGGCGGATGAGGATGCCGAACTTTCCGCCGTGCCCGAAGAAGATGCCGACGTCTTGGAGGACGATCTTTCACCTGCGGAAGACGACTTAGAGGATATTCCGGGCGATTTTACCGAAGATTCCGGCATGGACGAAACGGCGGAAAATAAAACCGAACTTCTTAAACTTTTTCAACGGCTTCAAATGCTCAGTTCCTGTCTTCCGCCCGAAAAAAAATCCGTCTTTATGGAAAGCATGGATAGGATCCGCATGGATTATGTGGTTTCAAAACTTGAGGGCAGGCATGGCCTTCTTGCAACCGCACAGGAAATACGCGGATCCGATCCCACGCTCGAACAATCAACCGAAGAAGCGCATGATCCGGAGCTTTCGGGAGCCGGTTTAACTTCCGCAGTGTTGGATATCATGTCGGAAATGTCAGACGAGCTTACCGATAAAACGCTTACGGCGGCTTTAAACACGATTTTAAAAGAGGCTAAGGAAAATTTAAAAGACGCCGCTGAATAGGCGCGGCGCTTTTAATTTCGAGTTTTCTATTGAAAACTCGTTTATTGAACTGTGCGCAAAAAGCGCACGAATGCAACAGTCTTCAAAATTGACATTTTGTTCGACTGTTGCATTTTAAGGAAAGTTTAACTTCGATCGCTGAAATATCGCGGTCTCGTTAAACGACGAGTTTCGGGCAAAACAGGCTTACATTCGTATTATTCTTGAATGAGTCAGAACCGTGTTTCCCTCTTCGGTGATCAATATGTCGTTTTCCAGTCGGACGCCGCCTGTTATGGGGTTGTATAATCCCGGCTCGAGAGTAACGACCATTCCCGGAATAAATTTTTTTTCTGCGGAAGAGCGTTTGCTTACAAAGGGTTCTTCATGAATTTCAAGACCGATTCCGTGTCCCAAAGAATGCGGCATCGCCCGCTTTGCTTTTGAAAATATTTCTTCCGCCTTTGCGGACGCTGCGATAATCGGAACGTCTTTTTTATAAAGTTTTAAGCATTCGTCGTAAGCTTTTTGCACCAACTTTATCTGCCGTTCCGCCGCGGCCGAAAGTTTTCCTTTTGCTACGGTCAACGTAACATCGCTCGTATAACCGTCGTAAACCACACCGAAGTCTAAGATGGAAAGTCCGTTTGTAGGCCATTGCCCGTCCGTATAATTGGGAAAGCAGTGAATGGCAAAACTGCGGGCGCCGCCTGCCGCAAGCGTGTCGAACCCCGTTTTTTCACATCCGTTTTTGCGGCATTCCGCTTCGATAAAAAGAGCCGCGTCCGTTTCCGTTTTTATATCGCCGGATCTTATTTTTTCTTCGATAAGATCAATAATCTTATCTGTAACGCGAGCGGCGTTTTTTATGCACTCGACTTCGTAATCATCCTTTATCGCACGCATGGAACGTGCTTGCTGGTGCAGGCTGTTTTCCCTGCATCGAACATCCCATCCCGAAAGCGTATCTATGTATTGCAAAAAAAGCGGATAAGGCGTACAGTCCGGAAGTTCCGCTACGAGTTTTCCTTGAATGTTCATGGAATTTAAAACGGCTTTTACAGCCCTTGTACTCTGCCTTTCATACTGAGAATAGGCGATAATGTTATCGACGTGAGCGTGACATTTTGCGGTATTTTCATCCCACGGAATTAAAAAATTTTTTTCGTCGTCAAAGAATATGAATAAGGCGTCTGCCGGGTGCCCGGTAAAATATCTTACGCACGCGTCGCGTCTGGATTCCGTATCTTCAAAAATTGCAGCCGTTATCCCGTATTTTTTCATCTGTGCGGCAAGTTTTGCCCTTCTCTGAGCGTATATTTTTTGTAACCGGTCGTCCTGTATTGCGGTCATTTTTTTCTCCCGATCTTGTGAATGATTATTCGCGCTATATTGTCTTTACTGATTACAAGCAAAATTATTCCCGTCGTGCTGAAAACCGCCGCCGTTATAGCAAGCGGCAGCCCGTAGGCTATGAGTTTTGCACGGCCTGAAAAGTGAACTCTTAGAAATTCCAGCGTAAAAAACGCGGGAATCGCCGCTGTTGCAGAAAAAAAAGTCAATTTTGCAAGATATAAAAGCGATGACTTTACGATCTTTGCCACACAGATTGTTTTTATTCCGTTTAAAAACACAAATAAAAAAACGGTGTTGGCAAAACTTGCTATCGTCAAGGAGAGCGCGATGCCTCCGCCTTTCATCTTGCCGACAAGCAAAAACGCCAGAAAGATATTTACGGCAAAACCGAGTATTCCCGCCATGGTCGGTTTTTTCGTACACCCTTGGGCGTAAAACGCCGGCGCAATTACGCGGTTCAAGGCGATAAAACACAGTCCTAAAATGTGAAAATTAAAGGCTCTGAGGGTGAGCATAACCGACATTTGATTAAAGCGATTATTTTTGTAGATGAGTGAAATTATCTCCCGTCCCGAAACAAGAGAATAAAAAGTTACAGGAATCGTTATGAGCATTATGATTTTTACGGCATTGAGCAGCATATTGTTAAAGTTTTCCCAGTCTTCTTTTTTCGCCAGCCCCGATAAATCCGGAAGAATCACGGTGCCTATGGAAACGGCGAAAATTCCCAAAATAAGTTCCTGAAGGCGAAGAGAATATTGCAGACTCGAAACAATTCCCGTGCCTGCTTTGCCCGCCAAAGCTGTAGAGACTATGTCGTTTAACTGGTATGCGGCCATCCCTACGATAGTAGGCCCTATGAGCGTAATAACCTTTTTCGTTCCCGGATTTGAAAACGATTTTTTTAGAGGCGCCAGTTTAATCTTCCAATTTGTCTTTAAAACAAACGGCAGTTGAAAAAGCGCCTGTATTATTCCGCCTGTGACCACTCCTGTGGCCATAGCTCGTGCTGGATTTGCCGTATGCGGCGATAATATGTAAGTTGAAGAGATGACGACAATGTTGAACAGAATCGGAGTTGCGCCCGAAGGTGAGAAAATATTTACGCCGTTAAGTATTCCCTGAAAAAACGCCGCCGTAGAAATCACGAAAAGGTAGGGGAACATTATTCTTGTCAGGATAATTGTTTCCTGCAATGTCTGCGTGTCGGTTTTATTAAAAAAAAGTTTAACTATAAATGGAGTAAAGATCATGCCGAGCGTAACGAATATTGCCGTAATAAAAGAAGCGACTGTAAAAGTTGACGCTATAAATTCTTTAGTTTTTGCAGGATCGTTTTCTTCTACGTATCCTCGGAAAGTCGGAATAAACGCGACGGATATGCTGTTTTCCGCAAAAAGGCGTCTGAACAAGTTTGGGATCAAAAAAGCGATGGAAAAGGCGTCCGCCAGATGACCCGTTCCGAGAAAGGAAGCCTTTGTCATTTCCCGAATAAGCCCCAAAAGCCTTGACAACAAGATTAATATGGAAAGTTTTATACCCGCAGAAGTTAAAGATGTCTTTTTGCGCGGTTCAGCGATGTCGGACATATTTATTACAGCATATAGATGTTGGTTAAATTTTTCAATGATAATTCGACCGATAATTTCTTAAGGCGATTTTTCGATTTTCGGCGTTTCAAGTTTTATCTATAGGGGCGCCACGCCAAGCGGAAGCCAATAGAGGGGCCCTTGTCGTTGCCGTAGTTCCGTATGCCTACAGTGCAGGTCTTTGCACCCCAGTCCCAATAGCCGCCGCGTATAACACGGCGCTCGCCCGACGCGGGACCTTGAGGATCGGTAACCGCTTCGATTGTTATCGTTTCTTTATACCAATCAAAACACCATTCCAAGACATTTCCCGACATGTCATATAAACCAAGTGCATTCGCTCTTTTTTCTCCTACAGGATGAGTTTTACTTCCTGAATTACGATTATACCATGCAACCTCTCCTGTCTCATCCGTGTCCCACTTGTCTTTTGCTCCGCTTGCACTGTTCACTTTGGTAAGCCATACATCTCCGTATTGTGCCGCATTTGTGCTGTCGCTTCCCTGCCAGCGGGCTGCATATTCCCCTTCGGCAGCGGTAGGAAGCCTAAAGCCTTTTTTATCCATACGGGGCTCGGCATATTTGCAATCATCTTCTGCCGTTGCGTCTTTTAATACCGCATCATCATTTCTTCGGTATACGCATTGCTCTATTCCTTTTTCTTTTTCCGTATACGCATTACACCATACCATGCAGTCCCGCCAGCTTATAGTTGTTACAGGCTCATATTCGCTTCCTGTTCCGTCTTTGCCTTTTTGCCCTGGATTTTCAAATTTGTAACCATGTCCAGGTTGTACCGCCCAATCGTACACTTCTTTCCACAGTTTATAGGTTACCTCCGTCTTGCCCAGCATGTAGGTGCTTAATTTTACCGTGCGATCTTTAATAAATACGCCTTTCCACTCGGCTTCATTTCCGGGTAAGGTGTAGTCAGGGTCAAGGCCGACGATGCCTCTTGTAGGCGGTATTATTTTTACAAAATCCCCTGCATCTTCAAAAGAACCTACATCGGGCGGTGTGGGCGGCGTTCCGCCTCCTCCCGCGTTATTCGGGCAGGCGGTGAACATAATTGCGATGAACAGCACAAAAGCTGCTCCCAAAAAGGCGAGTGCCTTGTGTTTTGAACTTGTTTTCATCTTGAAAACCTCCTCTTTTAGGGGGAGAAAACACCTCGTTCAGAGCAAGGTTTTTCTCCCCCTATAACCCCCTCTTTTTCCCGCGCTGCGAACATGCAGCTTTTTTATGTACATTCAAACAATGCGGTATGTTCCGTACATGGATGTACGGAAAAGCCGTAAGTAATCGATGTTTTGGCAGGCGGTGAGCCTGCCAAAACTCGAGTTGGAAATCGGACAGGACGTCCGATTTCCATACCTGCCCCTAAGAACCCGTAGAAACGCGGGAAGGTTTGTTTATCTTTTTAGCTGCGAGCAATTTTTCAAAATTGCGAGCTAAAAACCGTCTGTATGCGATGTTTTGCCGTGAGGAAAAACTCGAAACTCAAAATCGGACACGGATGTACATTCTCCAACCGCTACGGATGGCGGTGGTTTCAAACTTCCAAGAGTTTTAGACGCAAGTCTAAAACTCTAAGATGAAAAATGTACAGGACGTACATTTTTCATCGGCTCAAGGCCGACACGCCAGGCGGAAACCAAGATTGCCGTTCCTGATGCCAGGACTGAAGTAGTCCCGCTTGCCCCCAGTGCAGTCGTACGCGTTGTAGCCCCAACTGCCGCCGCGCCTGACGCGGCTAGAGCCTGACGCGGCACCTTGAGGATCGGTAACAATACCACCTTGCTCATAAGCACTATCGTTTGATGCAGGGGCATCCTTATACCTATCAAAACACCATTCCCAGACATTACCGCTCATATCGTGTAAACCGAGTGCATTCGCTCTCTTTTTTCCTACAGGATGAGTTTTTCCTCCTGAATTACCACTATACCATGCAACGGCTTTTGTCTCATCCGCATCATTCCAGTCGGCTTTTGCTCCGCTTGCACTGTTTAGTTTGGTCAGCCATACATCGCCGTATTGCACCGCATTTGTTTTATCGCTTCCCTGCCAGCGGGCCGCATATTCCCACTCGGCTTCAGTAGGAAGTCTAAAGCCTTTTTTACTCATATCGGCATAGGCGGCATCGCAAGCAGCTGTATCAGTCGCATTTTTTAATACGGTAGAATCGGTTTTGCTTTTGCGGTATACGCATTGCTCATCGGAGCCCAGCTTTATTTGAGTATACGCATTACACCACACAATGCAGTCCCGCCAGTTTATAGTCGTTACAGGCTCATCTTCACTTCCGGTTCCATCACTGCCTTTTTGCCCCGCATTGGCAAATACATACCCATGTTCAGGTTTTACCGCCTCGTCGTAGACTTCTTTCCACAGTTTATACGTTACCTCTGTTTTGCCCAGCATGTAGGTGCTTAATTTTACCTTCCGGTCTTTAATAAATACACCTTTCCAATGAGCCCCAGTTCCGGGTAAGGTGTAGTCAGGGTCAACGCCCGTAATGGTTGCCCCTTGAATGTCTACAAACTCGTATACGATTTCAGGGGGTGCAGGCGGCGTGGCACTGCCCGAACCGCTTCCGCCCGCATTATTCGGGCAGCCTGTAAAGACCAATGCCAAAACTGCGGCTAAGATGAGCGCCGCGGCTCCCTTCGTTTTCAAAGCAAATGCTTTCTTGTTTTTGTTTGAGTTAAATTTTTTCATACATCTTCTCCCTTAAAAATATTATTTGAATTGGATTGAATTAGTCCCAATCCGAAAGGACATACTATAGAAATGCATGGGCTTATGTGCCCATGTTGTGTGGGGCTATGCACCCATGACTTACGGGTTTGTGCACCCATATTGTACGGGGCTATGTACCCATACAGTTTGAAGTTACGCACCCATACTTTACGGTACAACCGTAAGCGGTTTAGCAAAACGGCCTGCCTTTACGGCTTTAAGAGGCTTGCCGCCGCCTGAATGTTTGGAGCGTACTTCTATATAGTACGTTCCGGCCGCCAAATCTGCCGGAATTATTGCCATAACTCGCGCGGGTTTGTTTTCGGCGATAACCGAAGCGCGAACGAGATTGCCCGTTTCAGGGATGAAAAAGATGCCCTGCGCCGCGTCCTTTTGGTTGAATTTGAGCCTTGAGCCGGTAAGCTGCACCACGCCGCCCTTGGTCAGTGTTGTGTTTACCGTGCCCGATACTATGTCGGAAACTTCGGTGATGTACGGGTCGGTACTTGCCGTTCCCGTCTTTTCACACCTGATTTTGCCGATTGCGGCTTTGAGCGCAGTTCCCGCCGTCATGTTCAAATTGACCGTGTGCCGTTTTTTGTCGAAAGAGTCGTTCGCCCCATTGAACACGCCCGATATGCTCAAAGCTGTGTTCATGAGCGGCGTGTTGAGCGCGCTGCCGTCGGCAATGAGCGAGGCGCACACTTCGCCGTAGATCTGCAAAACCGCCGAAACGTCGGCCCGCGTGAGCGTGGAACCTTTTTGCATCATCAAGTCGATAATCTCGTCAAGCGTGTACGAGCGCACATCCTGCGTCTGCGCCATAAAGTCGTCCGGCGCAGCGGTAAGTAAGTTTTCACGAAGAGAGTACTTTAGCATAAATACCTCCTTTTCTGTAGGAATATCCGCTTTGCAGATGAAAGCGGATGTACAGGCAAACTATGGAAAAATAAAAAAACGCACAAGGGCGCAATACTGCCTTTGTGCGTTCTATTACGTGAGAAAAGTTGTGTGCGTTTGAGTGAAAATTTATGCGGGCATGAGTTAGGCGACCGACCGACCGACCGACCGACCGACCGACCGACCGACCGACCGACCGACCGACCGACCGACCGACCGACCGACCGACCGACCGACCGACCGACCGACCGACATTATTAGGCGCGTTTCATCTTTGTCAAGTACTTGGGCGGATTTTTGTGTGTTTTGCGCATTAAGCGCCGGCGGCAGTGCCCGCGATCGGCGTATAGCCGTTCGCAGCGCGATGTGTCGCGCGCTTTGCGCCGGAGATGGAGCTGTACTGGCGTCCTCATTATCGTGCATAAATCTCTCGTAACAATAAATTGCGAGACTGACTTAAGATGACTGATGTGTTTATCATACCGTTTTTCTCCGCAGATTTCAACTTTTATTGTTATTGCCTGTTTGCAACTTTTGAATTGAAAACATATCCCTTGTTTTTTCCGGCGTCGTCAGTAGGAATCAGGAATCCTTCCCGTACCAAATGCTGAATATCTCTGAATGCAACTGCACCGGAGCATTTTGTCATCTTTTTCCACTTATCTGTTGTCAGCTTTCCAAAGAAAGAGCCGTCTGCAAGTTTGTAGAGCATGCTCATCTCTCTTGAATTGAATTCATTCGGGTCAAGAGTTTTCATGAAAGCGGTTGTTGCGAGAGTTCTCATAAGTTCGATTCTGGATTGAAAAATACAATCTGCAACCATTTTGAGGAACCATGAAACCCAGTTTGAAATATCCATACCGGGATTATCTTTTGATACCTTTCGAATCTGATCGTAATAGGAGTTTCGGTTTTTCAGAATTCCGGTTGATATGTTGAATGCATGAAAAGCGTTATTTGAATTCATACTTATAATGTAATCGGCGATTGCCCGTGAAATTCTTCCGTTCCCATCCTCAAACGGGTGTATGATGATAAACCAAAGAGAGGCAACTGCCGCTTTGACAAACGGATTTAGAGTATTTGTGTCATTTATGAATGAAAGTAATCTTTCCATTTCTGAATGAATTTTTTCAGGCTTTACAGCTTCGTAGATGACTTCTTGCGTTTTTCCTGAAGTTTTCATAACATACTCGATGTCTTTTCTATAGTTTCCCATTGTCTTTGGACGTATTCCAGCCTTGTTTTCGAACAATTTTCTGTTCCACGTGAACAATCTTTCATGTGACAGCGGTTCATGGTTATCCAGCGCGTCGGTAACCATTTCAAAAATGCTTTGAGCATATGCGCTGTCCTTTGATTTTCCTGTAAATGCAACATCCAGATGCTTTGAAACAGAGGAATAGACGGAGTCGACATCTATCGATTCACCTTCGATTGAAAGGGAGGAAACGATGTCTGCTGAGAGATTTCTTGCAATCAATTGGTTTCTTGTCTGATTATCGATCAAAGAATAGGCAATGTCAGTCATCTGTTTTTCTTTGTTCAGATGACTCAACGCCGCCGCTACGGACGAATCTCCAAATTCAAAATTCGGCCAAGATTCGTTTTCCCAAATATAACTCATTAATACAGTTTAACACGTCATTTTTGAAGTGAAAAGCATTTACCATTCATTTTTGATGTGATTGCATTTATCTCTCTCG from Treponema parvum harbors:
- a CDS encoding M24 family metallopeptidase, with amino-acid sequence MTAIQDDRLQKIYAQRRAKLAAQMKKYGITAAIFEDTESRRDACVRYFTGHPADALFIFFDDEKNFLIPWDENTAKCHAHVDNIIAYSQYERQSTRAVKAVLNSMNIQGKLVAELPDCTPYPLFLQYIDTLSGWDVRCRENSLHQQARSMRAIKDDYEVECIKNAARVTDKIIDLIEEKIRSGDIKTETDAALFIEAECRKNGCEKTGFDTLAAGGARSFAIHCFPNYTDGQWPTNGLSILDFGVVYDGYTSDVTLTVAKGKLSAAAERQIKLVQKAYDECLKLYKKDVPIIAASAKAEEIFSKAKRAMPHSLGHGIGLEIHEEPFVSKRSSAEKKFIPGMVVTLEPGLYNPITGGVRLENDILITEEGNTVLTHSRIIRM
- the murJ gene encoding murein biosynthesis integral membrane protein MurJ, whose amino-acid sequence is MSDIAEPRKKTSLTSAGIKLSILILLSRLLGLIREMTKASFLGTGHLADAFSIAFLIPNLFRRLFAENSISVAFIPTFRGYVEENDPAKTKEFIASTFTVASFITAIFVTLGMIFTPFIVKLFFNKTDTQTLQETIILTRIMFPYLFVISTAAFFQGILNGVNIFSPSGATPILFNIVVISSTYILSPHTANPARAMATGVVTGGIIQALFQLPFVLKTNWKIKLAPLKKSFSNPGTKKVITLIGPTIVGMAAYQLNDIVSTALAGKAGTGIVSSLQYSLRLQELILGIFAVSIGTVILPDLSGLAKKEDWENFNNMLLNAVKIIMLITIPVTFYSLVSGREIISLIYKNNRFNQMSVMLTLRAFNFHILGLCFIALNRVIAPAFYAQGCTKKPTMAGILGFAVNIFLAFLLVGKMKGGGIALSLTIASFANTVFLFVFLNGIKTICVAKIVKSSLLYLAKLTFFSATAAIPAFFTLEFLRVHFSGRAKLIAYGLPLAITAAVFSTTGIILLVISKDNIARIIIHKIGRKK
- a CDS encoding formylglycine-generating enzyme family protein, which translates into the protein MKTSSKHKALAFLGAAFVLFIAIMFTACPNNAGGGGTPPTPPDVGSFEDAGDFVKIIPPTRGIVGLDPDYTLPGNEAEWKGVFIKDRTVKLSTYMLGKTEVTYKLWKEVYDWAVQPGHGYKFENPGQKGKDGTGSEYEPVTTISWRDCMVWCNAYTEKEKGIEQCVYRRNDDAVLKDATAEDDCKYAEPRMDKKGFRLPTAAEGEYAARWQGSDSTNAAQYGDVWLTKVNSASGAKDKWDTDETGEVAWYNRNSGSKTHPVGEKRANALGLYDMSGNVLEWCFDWYKETITIEAVTDPQGPASGERRVIRGGYWDWGAKTCTVGIRNYGNDKGPSIGFRLAWRPYR
- a CDS encoding formylglycine-generating enzyme family protein, translating into MKKFNSNKNKKAFALKTKGAAALILAAVLALVFTGCPNNAGGSGSGSATPPAPPEIVYEFVDIQGATITGVDPDYTLPGTGAHWKGVFIKDRKVKLSTYMLGKTEVTYKLWKEVYDEAVKPEHGYVFANAGQKGSDGTGSEDEPVTTINWRDCIVWCNAYTQIKLGSDEQCVYRKSKTDSTVLKNATDTAACDAAYADMSKKGFRLPTEAEWEYAARWQGSDKTNAVQYGDVWLTKLNSASGAKADWNDADETKAVAWYSGNSGGKTHPVGKKRANALGLHDMSGNVWEWCFDRYKDAPASNDSAYEQGGIVTDPQGAASGSSRVRRGGSWGYNAYDCTGGKRDYFSPGIRNGNLGFRLACRP
- a CDS encoding DNA-binding domain-containing protein, whose product is MLKYSLRENLLTAAPDDFMAQTQDVRSYTLDEIIDLMMQKGSTLTRADVSAVLQIYGEVCASLIADGSALNTPLMNTALSISGVFNGANDSFDKKRHTVNLNMTAGTALKAAIGKIRCEKTGTASTDPYITEVSDIVSGTVNTTLTKGGVVQLTGSRLKFNQKDAAQGIFFIPETGNLVRASVIAENKPARVMAIIPADLAAGTYYIEVRSKHSGGGKPLKAVKAGRFAKPLTVVP
- a CDS encoding DUF4172 domain-containing protein encodes the protein MSYIWENESWPNFEFGDSSVAAALSHLNKEKQMTDIAYSLIDNQTRNQLIARNLSADIVSSLSIEGESIDVDSVYSSVSKHLDVAFTGKSKDSAYAQSIFEMVTDALDNHEPLSHERLFTWNRKLFENKAGIRPKTMGNYRKDIEYVMKTSGKTQEVIYEAVKPEKIHSEMERLLSFINDTNTLNPFVKAAVASLWFIIIHPFEDGNGRISRAIADYIISMNSNNAFHAFNISTGILKNRNSYYDQIRKVSKDNPGMDISNWVSWFLKMVADCIFQSRIELMRTLATTAFMKTLDPNEFNSREMSMLYKLADGSFFGKLTTDKWKKMTKCSGAVAFRDIQHLVREGFLIPTDDAGKNKGYVFNSKVANRQ